GTGAGTCAGTTTCCAAAAAACAATGTGCTTATTATTGATGCGGGTACTTGTATAACCTATGATTTTATAAACGCCCAAAATGAATATTTAGGAGGGGCCATTTCACCTGGTTTACGTATGCGCTATGAGTCATTACATAATTTAACCGCTAACTTACCGTTATTGAATACAGAAACCCCTTATCAAATTACTGGGAGCTCTACAGAACAATCGATGCACTCGGGCGTAGTTAACGGAATTATTAACGAAATAGATGGTGCAATTCAAACATATAAACTTAAATATCCAGATTTAACAGTTATTTTAACAGGAGGCGATGCTAATTTTTTGTCTAAGCAATTAAAAAGTAGCATATTTGCCAATCTTAATTTTCTTTTAGAAGGATTAAGCTTTATTTTACAATTTAATTCGGACGAATGATAAAAAAACTTGTATTAGTTTTTGCTATAGTATTTACTGTTCACTGTTACGGACAAGAAGGCACCGCTTCCCCTTACTCTTTTTATGGTATAGGAAGCATTAAGTTTAAAGGTACGGTTGAAAACCGGAGTATGGGCGGACTAAGTATTTATAACGATAGTATTCATATTAACTTACGTAATCCTGCCTCTTATGCAGGAGATAATGTTGGTATTTATCCTTACGGCGGAACCAGTAGGCCAGTTAAATTTACCGTAGGCGGAACTTATTCTAGTAGAGATTTAAAAACGAGCTCAAGTAGCGATAAGGCTTCATCTACTACGTTTGATTATTTGGCGTTATCTATTCCTTTGGGAAAATTTGGTTTTGGTTTTGGAATGTTGCCTTACACTTCTGTTGGTTACAAACTTGAATCTTTAAACGATAATGACCAAATCGATAGCAGATTTAAAGGAGAAGGAGGCGTTAATAAGGTGTTTTTAGGTTTAGGTTACCAAATAACAAAGGGGCTAACAGCTGGTATCGATTTACATTATAATTTTGGAAATATCCAAAACAGTATTCTAAGCTATCAATATGACGATGGTCGGCCAACCCAATATCAAACTAGTGAAAGAAACCGGTCAGATTTAAGCGGGCTAAACGTTAATTTGGGGGTTTCGTATAAAACCATAATCAAGAAAGATTTAGAACTTGTTTCAAGTGTGATGTTTACGCCACAGAGCAACATAGCCTCTAAAAACGAGCGGTCTATTTCTACGGTTAGTGTAAATTCTTCAGGCCAAGAATTTATAGTTAATACTAGCGAATCTGATTTGGAAGCTATGGGGCTAAAGGAAACCGATTTGGTGATGCCTTCTAAACTAACTTTTGGTGCGGGCTTAGGAAAACCTAGAAAGTGGTTTCTTGGAGCCGAAACAAGTTTTCAAAAAACAAGTGAATTTTTCAACGCCCTTTACGCAACCCAGCAAACAACTTACGAAGATGCTTTTTCTTTTTCTTTAGGAGGGTTTTACATTCCCAACTATGGTTCTTTCGATAGTTACTGGAAACGAATTGTTTACAGGGCCGGTTTTAGAAACGAACAAACAGGATTAAACATCGAAAACGAATCAATAAAAGAGTTTGGCATATCTTTTGGTGTAGGTTTACCAGTTGGTGATGCCAGGCTACTATCTAATGCTAACTTAGGTGTTGAATTTGGTCAACGAGGAACAACCAACAGCAATTTAATACAAGAGAATTTTATTAATTTCCAATTAAGCTTATCTTTGAACGATAGATGGTTCCAGAAAAGAAAGTATGATTAAAAGAACAAAAATTATCATGAAAACTAAAATTACTTTATTAGCCTTTTTATTTATTGGATTAGGACTGGGTTTTGCACAGCAAGATGAAGAGTGTATGACCAAATTGTCTATTTTCCACGAGTATACAAAAGCAAAGAATTACGATGCGGCTTACGAGCCATGGATGGCAGTAAGAAACAAATGTCCAAAGTTTAACAATGCTATTTATGTTGACGGTGAGAAAATTTTAGAGCATAAAATTGATAACTCAACTGGAGCCGAAAAAGTTGCTTACATCAACGACCTTTTAAAAATGTGGGAGCAAAGAGCAGAGCACTTCTCAAGCAAAACGCCAAAAGGCGAGTATGCTGCAAAAGCATGCCAGCTTATGTACGATAACCAAAAGGAATTAAACAAAAGTAAGGAAGAGCTTTACGAATGCTTTGATAACGCCTACAAATTGGATAAGGAAAGTTTTACCAACCCTAAAAGTATATACACTTACTTTTCTTTAATGGTTGACTTGTACGATGACGGTAAAAAACCAGCAGCCGAATTATTTAGTAAGTACGATGATGTTGTTGATAAAATTGAAGTAGAGGTAAAAAACTACTCAGAAAAGTTAAACAAACTTATAGAAAAAGATTCAACGGGAGCATCGTATACAAGTCGTGAAAAAAGCTACAAAAGATATTACGAAAGTTACTTAAAGGCTTACGACCAGATTGCTGAAAGTGTAGATGGTAAATTAGGTCCAAGAGCAAACTGCGATAACTTAATTCCAATCTTTAAAAGAGATTTTGAAGAAAACAAAACCAATGCAATTTGGTTACAACGCGCTGCAGGACAAATGTCGCAAAAAGAATGTACAGAAGACCCATTGTTCTTTGAGTTGGTTAATGCGTATCACGATCTAAGCCCTTCTTCAAAATCAGCCTACTATTTAGGAATCTTGAAGGATAAAGAAGGTGATGCCAATGGAGCCATTAAATTTTATGAGCAGGCTATTAGTTTAGAAACAGACGATTACCAAAAATCTAAACTGTACTACAGAATTGCTAGCAAGCTAAAGTCAAGAGGAAGCTATGGTAAAGCAAGAAACTATTACAACCAAGCTTTAAGTCTTAATCCATCAAATGGGCGTCCTTACTTAGCTATTGCAGCGATGTATGCGGCTAGCGCTAACAACTGTGGCGATACAACGTTCAACAAAAGAGCGGTATATTGGTTGGCTGCTAACGAAGCCAGAAAGGCTTCACGTGTAGACCCAACGCTAAAAAAAGCGGCTGCACAGTCGGTTGCTAATTACGAAGCTAAAGCGCCTTCAAACTCTGATGTGTTTAGTTCAGGAAGATCAGGTGAAACCTTAAGCATTGGCTGTTGGATAGGGCGTTCGGTAACCGTGCCAAAAATTTAATGAAAACATTGTTTTTACATAATAAATTAAGCATAGTCACAATTTGTATTGTGGCTATGTTTTTTTCATGTAATGACAGTTTAAAGCAAGTGCAACAGATTGGTATTTCAGACAACGAACCGATAGGTGTCGATTATAACATGAATGTTAAGTACATCGATTCCGGTAGAGTTTCGGCTAACCTTATAAGTGCCAAAATGTTAGATTATACCAATCGCGATTTTCCTTTTAACGAGTTTGTTGATGGCGTAACACTTTATGTTTACGATAAAGACAATAAAAAAAGTACTGTTGTGGCCGATTATGCCATTGTTTATGGCAATACCGATTTAATCGACATGAGAGATAATGTGGTAATCACTACACACGATAACAGTGTTTTAAAAACCGATCAGCTTTACTACGACCAAAAAAAGGAATGGCTCTTTACAAACCATCCTGTTGAGTTTCAAACAGAACAAGACCTTATAAAAGGTAATGGTTTCGACTCCGATTCAAAATTTGAAAATGCCCAAGTCCTCGAGGTTACTGGTATAATTACTATCGAGGAATAAATAAAACCACACGTACAGAGCAATTCAAATTTAACTATCTTTACGCAAAATAATATAGCATGAATTTTTCTAAGATTTTTCAATACGCCTATTTGGTTTTTGCGGTACTGTTTCTTTACGATGCCGTTACTAAATGGAACGACGGAACCCACGGTGCTTACGTGTCTTTC
This genomic stretch from Flavobacteriaceae bacterium GSB9 harbors:
- a CDS encoding type III pantothenate kinase, with translation MNLIIDVGNTYAKLAVFNGLVLQHKDTVKLELVLSTIENLKTNFMPIKRAIVSSVGKLHPRDVQQITKHFDVLVLNSETNLPFKNLYKTPKTLGVDRIALVSAAVSQFPKNNVLIIDAGTCITYDFINAQNEYLGGAISPGLRMRYESLHNLTANLPLLNTETPYQITGSSTEQSMHSGVVNGIINEIDGAIQTYKLKYPDLTVILTGGDANFLSKQLKSSIFANLNFLLEGLSFILQFNSDE
- the lptC gene encoding LPS export ABC transporter periplasmic protein LptC, yielding MKTLFLHNKLSIVTICIVAMFFSCNDSLKQVQQIGISDNEPIGVDYNMNVKYIDSGRVSANLISAKMLDYTNRDFPFNEFVDGVTLYVYDKDNKKSTVVADYAIVYGNTDLIDMRDNVVITTHDNSVLKTDQLYYDQKKEWLFTNHPVEFQTEQDLIKGNGFDSDSKFENAQVLEVTGIITIEE